A DNA window from Coprobacter tertius contains the following coding sequences:
- a CDS encoding PepSY-associated TM helix domain-containing protein: protein MRLTFRNICTKLHLWLGLLSGIVVFIVCFTGALYVFKDEITATLEPWRFVVPRKVSVLAPSRIIPVANNAVGNDSPTAITYGEDYDAVSVDYFCSDRSMKTVFIDPYEGTVIKKVVRQTDDFDFFRFLLDGHRRFWLPWNIGRPVVNYCVLIFFVTLLTGLVLWWPCKWTRKTVVSRFTMKPPFKGFRLNFDLHNVVGFYALLPLVVLCFTGLIFGLSWFSRAVYFVSSGGKPLQEYRLPQSDMLQMKEATENNLDSLYYIVKKKDPSSVNFYFALPSTPVGIYRVSVVHERGSYYRTDNLFFDRYTLQPLQGTGPYAGKYTEVSAADRFRRMTLDIHNGRIGGIPGKILMCFVSFVGASLPITGFVIWVKKRHRKK from the coding sequence ATGCGGTTGACTTTTCGTAACATTTGTACAAAACTGCACTTGTGGCTGGGGTTGTTATCGGGGATTGTGGTTTTTATCGTCTGTTTCACGGGGGCGTTATATGTCTTCAAAGACGAGATTACTGCCACTCTCGAACCCTGGCGATTTGTCGTACCTCGGAAAGTTTCCGTATTGGCGCCCTCTCGCATTATTCCTGTAGCCAATAATGCGGTGGGAAATGATAGTCCTACAGCAATTACTTACGGTGAAGATTACGATGCAGTATCGGTTGATTATTTTTGTTCCGATAGGTCGATGAAAACCGTTTTCATCGATCCTTATGAAGGAACAGTCATAAAAAAGGTTGTACGGCAGACTGATGATTTCGATTTTTTTCGTTTCTTGCTCGATGGTCATCGCAGATTTTGGTTACCTTGGAATATCGGGAGACCGGTAGTAAATTATTGTGTACTGATATTTTTTGTAACGCTACTTACAGGTCTTGTATTATGGTGGCCTTGCAAATGGACACGGAAAACAGTTGTGTCTCGGTTTACAATGAAGCCTCCTTTCAAAGGGTTTCGGCTTAATTTCGATCTGCATAACGTTGTGGGATTTTATGCCTTGTTACCACTTGTTGTTTTATGTTTTACCGGGCTGATTTTCGGTTTGAGTTGGTTTAGCAGGGCTGTTTATTTCGTTTCATCAGGAGGTAAACCGTTACAAGAATATCGTTTGCCCCAATCGGATATGTTACAGATGAAGGAAGCGACAGAAAACAACCTCGATTCTCTTTATTATATTGTCAAGAAAAAGGATCCTTCTTCTGTAAATTTTTATTTTGCTCTTCCCTCTACTCCGGTTGGTATATATCGGGTTAGTGTCGTACATGAAAGAGGGTCATATTATCGTACCGATAATTTGTTTTTCGATCGTTATACCCTACAACCTTTGCAAGGAACAGGACCGTATGCCGGGAAATATACCGAAGTTTCGGCTGCCGATCGGTTTCGTCGTATGACACTCGACATTCATAACGGTCGTATTGGGGGTATTCCGGGGAAAATACTCATGTGCTTTGTAAGTTTTGTAGGAGCGTCACTGCCAATTACCGGATTTGTGATATGGGTGAAGAAACGACACAGAAAAAAATAA
- a CDS encoding TonB-dependent receptor — protein sequence MKYIFRNLTIFSIFILASVFSSHATDFVSVRYGVITGRIVNKDKIAVYPAVVRIEGFSIGDDADENGVFYISGVPEGEHIIIISGIGIKLKKVTVNVVAGKENQVGDLEVESSDHSLSEVTVLGKSEARRQQEQAYAVSVLDLKKDYSAAIPLNKLLNTVSSVRIREDGGMGSNYNFSLNGFSGNQVKFFLDGIPMDNFGSSFNLANFSANMADRVEVYKGVLPVNLGSDALGGAVNIISRKDANYIDATYSFGSFNTHRAAVNGAYTANNGFTVHANVFYNYSDNDYEVYVPIVDLNTNKKMEERWVRRFHDAYWSVGMRFETGVTGKSYADYLLAGIIYSKNDNDVQTGATMDAVYGGVKAKSSSIIPSVRYKKDDLFVDGLSLSIYGTYNVVDAYNTDTLKRRYNWLGESIPSTTAGERYYTDVKIKNREWQGNGNLNYIINSHQSLMLNYIITSMGRRSNDKVHQDDPMNNIPQRLTKNITGLGWQIRYERWNANIFGKMYRLYSSAYKRVDEYTENARWIQAQDRKTNFGYGAAVTYYILNSLQAKLSYEQAYRLPEAVEMFGDGLIQQRNPDLKPENSRNLNIGLEFNKIFNVHTIFAETNFIFRNTKDFILKAVSLTSNPTTGYDNLGKVLTRGVEGTLRYSFKELFYIGGSISYQDIIDNKKYEEIDNSYVGGITENVTYKQRLPNIPYLFANGNIGFLFRNIGWKNTALTIDYRLNYVHEYFLSFPGLGSKSSKNIIPEQFSHDISAGYSLAGGRYSVVVECTNLNDRKLYDNFRLQKPGRAFNVKLRYFFNK from the coding sequence ATGAAATATATATTCAGAAATCTAACAATATTTTCAATCTTTATTCTTGCTTCGGTATTTTCTTCGCATGCAACCGATTTTGTTTCTGTACGTTATGGGGTTATAACGGGGCGTATTGTCAATAAAGATAAAATAGCTGTATATCCTGCGGTTGTGAGAATTGAAGGTTTTTCTATCGGAGACGATGCCGATGAGAACGGTGTATTTTATATTTCGGGCGTCCCCGAAGGAGAACATATCATAATTATCTCTGGAATAGGGATAAAATTGAAAAAAGTAACGGTAAATGTGGTTGCCGGAAAAGAAAATCAGGTGGGAGATCTTGAGGTGGAAAGTTCCGATCATTCTTTGAGTGAAGTAACCGTACTTGGTAAATCGGAGGCACGCCGCCAACAGGAACAGGCATATGCTGTTTCTGTACTCGATCTGAAAAAAGATTATAGCGCTGCGATTCCTCTTAATAAACTATTGAATACGGTATCGAGTGTACGAATCAGAGAAGACGGAGGAATGGGGTCGAATTATAACTTCAGTCTGAACGGTTTTTCCGGGAATCAAGTAAAATTTTTTCTTGACGGAATTCCAATGGATAACTTCGGATCTTCGTTTAATTTAGCCAATTTTTCAGCTAATATGGCTGATCGTGTAGAGGTGTATAAAGGAGTATTACCTGTAAATTTGGGTAGTGATGCCTTAGGAGGTGCCGTAAACATTATTTCACGTAAAGACGCTAATTATATAGACGCAACCTATTCTTTTGGTTCATTCAATACGCATCGGGCAGCTGTGAATGGTGCATATACTGCTAATAACGGATTTACAGTACATGCTAATGTTTTTTATAATTATTCTGATAATGACTATGAGGTATATGTTCCGATAGTAGACTTGAATACAAATAAAAAAATGGAGGAACGTTGGGTGCGGCGTTTTCATGATGCCTATTGGTCGGTTGGTATGCGATTCGAAACAGGAGTGACCGGTAAATCATATGCCGATTATTTGTTGGCAGGTATAATATATTCTAAAAATGATAACGATGTACAGACGGGGGCTACTATGGACGCTGTTTATGGGGGAGTAAAAGCAAAGAGTTCTTCGATAATTCCATCTGTCAGGTATAAAAAAGACGACTTGTTCGTCGATGGTCTTTCACTTTCTATATATGGGACGTATAATGTTGTCGACGCTTATAATACTGATACTTTAAAAAGACGTTATAACTGGTTGGGAGAATCAATTCCTTCTACAACAGCAGGTGAAAGGTATTATACTGATGTAAAAATTAAGAATCGGGAATGGCAGGGAAACGGTAATTTGAATTATATTATCAACAGTCACCAGTCTTTGATGTTAAACTATATTATTACATCGATGGGACGGCGTTCTAACGATAAAGTCCATCAGGATGATCCGATGAATAATATTCCTCAGCGGCTTACTAAAAATATTACAGGCCTGGGTTGGCAAATCAGATATGAACGATGGAACGCGAATATATTTGGGAAAATGTATCGTCTTTACAGTTCGGCTTATAAAAGAGTAGATGAATATACCGAAAATGCTCGATGGATACAGGCTCAGGATAGGAAAACAAATTTTGGTTATGGAGCAGCGGTAACTTATTATATTTTAAATTCTTTACAGGCTAAACTATCATATGAACAGGCTTATAGGCTTCCGGAAGCGGTAGAAATGTTCGGGGACGGTTTGATACAACAGCGTAATCCCGACTTGAAACCGGAGAATAGCCGGAATCTTAATATAGGTTTGGAATTCAATAAGATTTTCAATGTACATACTATTTTTGCCGAAACAAATTTTATTTTTCGAAATACCAAAGATTTTATTCTTAAAGCGGTGAGTCTGACGAGTAATCCTACGACCGGATATGATAATTTGGGTAAAGTGCTTACGCGTGGGGTAGAAGGTACCTTGCGTTATTCATTTAAAGAGTTGTTTTATATCGGAGGAAGTATATCATATCAAGATATTATCGATAATAAAAAATATGAGGAAATAGATAATAGTTATGTTGGCGGAATAACGGAAAATGTTACTTACAAACAGCGTTTACCGAATATCCCTTATTTGTTTGCTAATGGGAACATTGGTTTTCTGTTTCGAAATATTGGTTGGAAAAATACGGCTTTGACAATTGATTATCGGCTGAATTATGTTCATGAGTATTTCCTTTCTTTTCCGGGATTGGGATCGAAATCTTCAAAAAATATTATTCCCGAACAGTTTTCGCATGATATTTCGGCCGGTTATAGTCTGGCAGGAGGTCGTTACAGTGTTGTTGTAGAATGTACTAATTTGAACGACCGCAAACTTTATGACAATTTTCGTCTGCAAAAACCGGGACGTGCTTTTAATGTAAAACTCAGATATTTTTTTAATAAGTAA
- a CDS encoding DUF4374 domain-containing protein produces the protein MNKLFSIIMAGYLAVSLVSCEDKEGSGGKEIANAPYVLSLGITSNGNTAYYVVTTDDLMKGTISAANNNGLEQNGYRDYEQGGQTIYSIGGLGVTNVIGIVRGPDGFLHEKGDFVFNNTLNAFTSVDGNQMVGIEVPGNKQSGDKLTFYTVDNNSVAITKTVNTTPVFPMDQNEWPSISGMCYSDGNIYVTYFPMSPVTYETAYMDTAFVAVYSYPEMTFKTLMKDRRIGPAGSWNAFNGIFKVESGDMYVMGNSAIANGFSQSGTTHAGFIRIPKGETMFDGYHFDFEAATNGLKPAHIKYVGNGIVFAEVSTVNPQTAADRWLDRDLKCCIIDLNNKTVTDVEGIPVHNGNGGRRFSVLVDGGYVYCPVTTSEGTYIYRVDPSTAKAERGAKIATTFVAGFFRLN, from the coding sequence ATGAACAAGTTATTTTCGATTATTATGGCTGGTTATTTGGCTGTAAGTTTGGTTTCTTGTGAGGATAAAGAAGGATCGGGTGGAAAAGAAATTGCAAATGCTCCTTATGTTCTCAGTCTGGGTATAACCTCTAATGGCAATACCGCTTATTATGTGGTAACGACCGATGATTTGATGAAAGGAACGATAAGTGCTGCTAATAATAACGGTCTCGAACAAAATGGTTATCGTGATTATGAACAGGGGGGCCAGACTATTTATAGTATCGGTGGTTTAGGTGTTACCAATGTTATAGGAATTGTCAGAGGACCTGATGGCTTCCTTCATGAAAAGGGTGATTTTGTATTTAATAATACTTTGAATGCTTTTACTTCTGTCGATGGAAACCAGATGGTAGGTATCGAAGTACCTGGAAATAAGCAGAGCGGTGATAAACTCACGTTCTATACAGTAGATAATAATTCGGTTGCGATAACCAAAACCGTAAATACGACTCCTGTTTTTCCGATGGATCAGAATGAGTGGCCATCCATTTCGGGAATGTGCTACAGCGATGGGAATATATATGTTACTTATTTTCCTATGAGTCCTGTTACTTACGAAACAGCTTATATGGATACAGCTTTTGTCGCGGTTTATTCCTATCCTGAAATGACATTCAAGACATTGATGAAAGACCGGCGCATCGGCCCTGCCGGATCATGGAATGCTTTTAACGGTATTTTTAAGGTGGAGTCGGGAGATATGTATGTGATGGGTAATTCTGCTATCGCTAACGGTTTTTCACAGAGTGGTACTACACATGCCGGTTTTATACGTATTCCCAAAGGTGAGACCATGTTCGATGGTTATCATTTCGATTTCGAAGCTGCGACAAACGGTCTTAAACCGGCACATATTAAATATGTAGGTAACGGAATCGTGTTTGCAGAGGTAAGTACTGTAAATCCGCAAACGGCTGCCGACCGTTGGCTCGACAGGGATTTGAAATGTTGTATTATCGATCTCAATAATAAAACAGTAACCGATGTCGAGGGTATACCTGTCCATAATGGAAATGGGGGACGTCGTTTTAGCGTTTTGGTAGACGGTGGCTATGTTTATTGTCCGGTTACGACGAGCGAGGGTACTTATATTTACCGTGTAGATCCTTCGACGGCTAAAGCAGAAAGAGGGGCAAAAATTGCCACAACCTTTGTAGCAGGATTCTTCCGTTTGAACTGA